aactttagcacgggtatccaaacaaccctaaACACGCGTTGGAATTCCCGGACACGGGCACCCACCGAGGCGCTGGCGTGGCACGCTGCCGCTGGTCGCTCTCCCCGAACCCCAACCCGGACGCTTCGGTCTCTGACGGAGCACATGGAAGACTGACTCGACCAGCCAGCCACCCCAACCATCCGGACAAAACACCAGCCCATCCTCCCCGGTCTGCGGTCTCTCTCCCCacctcctcgcctccctcctTCCCCCTCCTCGGGCGCCTCCCGGTCCTCGTTGCCACCGTCGAGAGCGCGCTGGGCTCTAGGGCGGAGAAGGCGAAGCGGCGACCATGGGCTTCATCTCGTTCGTCGGCCGGGTGCTCTTCGcatccctcttcctcctctccgcctACCAAGAGTACGTCCCCGCTTCCTCACTCACCCCGCAGATCCCGTCGCGTCGTAGTGTCCCCCAGCTCGTTTGCGAATCGAGCCAGCCCCTTGCGCCGCCGGCTTCTCCGTCGGTTGCCCTCTTCCCGATCTGGTGGCTCGGGTTCCGGCGGGTTGAATCGGAATGTTTCGCGGGGAAGGTGGGATGAGATCCGACCGGTGCGGTGCATTTCTGGATCATGCCGCGGTAGATCCGACGGTTGGGGACTGGGACACTGGCCCAGCGGTGAGTCGTGTGCACAGAGGAACAGAGGGGATTGGATCGGATCAAACCAGATGATGCGTCCATTTGAAATGCGCCGCGCGACTTGTCATGATGTAGGCTTCGCTGGCGTATCTGTAGTTCACTGCAGCTGCGTGCCATATCCCTGATACGCGAGTACAAATTAGTGTATGTGTGGCTGCTGTGTTGACCATATCCTGATTATCCTTTGTGTTGTCCGTGCCGCGTTTGAGCTGAATCGCATCGCAATTGGCTATGCTCTGGGCAGCGCTATGCGCTACTTGCTAACCGAGCCTGAGCCGTCATCCCATTATCCCCTCATTCTACTAGCATTGTGAGTTTGCACTACTATTACTGCATGCACCCTGAACCGGTTTCCATTTCCAGAATAATTAACTATAGTGTGGGCAACCCCTGCACCTTATACAGGTACTAAAAGTTATACGAGTTATTAGAGGCAGGTTGTGTAAGTGAAAATTCGGTTCAGTTGATAACGTTTTAGTTAAGTTGGTTGTGGCCATATCTTTTCAGTTTGAGATTACGGTGtccaataaaaaaattcagtTCACTTCAGTTACATGGTTCTGGCCTTCTGATTAAGGCATTAAGCATCGAGAAAAAGTTAAGTGATGTATACCTGTAAACTCATTGCTCCAATAGTGTTGCTCAATCAGATATTTGCATTATTGAAGTTATAAACTTACTAAATATAAACTGGATACATGGTTTACGAAGTTGATGCGAATTTCCTTTATTACTAGTAGATTGCTTATTTCTCCATTTGTTTGccctccaaaaaaaaacatagcatTGATAAAGTACAATGGCAGTAAGACCTTACCCCATAATTATTAGCCTTGGTATCTTTTTATCATCAAGGTGCATTGGCAGTTTTTGTTTGGACCATCACAACTATTGGTTCTTCACAATGATCTTGAGCACCAAAGTTATGTGCACTTTATGTTCTCCAATCCCTAAGATACTTTAGAGATTTCTCTCTTTTGGTTGTTACACAattctttttgttcttttggCGCACAATTTTTTTATGTTGATGCACTAAGGAATAATTATTTCCCATCTACGTGCAGGTTCATTGAATTTGGAAATGATGGTGGACCAGCGGCAAAGGCCTTGAAGCCAAAATTCAATCTCTTTATCAAGCAAGTGTCCAAGAATACTGGATTGGGGGTGCCGCATGTTGATGTAGGAATGCTGTTTTGATTTATTTCCATTCTAACTTTTTCAGAACCTATTCAATCTAGTTGTATTTACCTTCTTTGTTTGCAGATAAAAACTGTCATTGCTGCTACCATGTTTCTTAAAGGCTTTGGTGGGCTTCTGTTCATCTTCAGCAGCTCATTTGGAGCTTTCCTACTGGTGAGTAACTAAGTATTGTTATTCTGCTGGAACCATGCCAAATGTATCATGATAGAGGGCTTATAGATGTAATCGCAAAAAAAAAGGGGCATACTAATGATGGTACCACCTAAATGTTATAGAGGTATCATTATCATGTAGTTTATGTAATTTTGCGCAAATTTCTCTACATTTGGTGATTCCTAACATCATTTATGCCTAGCATTTAGGTTTGTAGCATTATACGTTAGCTTTTGCAAGATCCTGTTCTTACCAAGGTCTTAGCATCTGGAAATGGAAGGCTCAACAGAATGTTTATGATATACTTCATAGAGTTGATCCACTTGACAGGTCCTTAGGTATATGATGGATTTTTGGAGGGGTGTAACAGCTGATCCACTCTAGTGCAACCTGTATTATATAATTCTTACGTCAATTTAAAACCTTGGATATATCCATTATCAGTCATCAGATTTATGTATGGCGTAGTAACTAGGGTGGAATTGTTTTTATTCTGATGGTAGAATGATTATGTGTGTATTCTTTCACTTGTGTAGTTCTATAGCTGTTTTAGAATTCCTGACTCATTTAGTATGATGCAAAATTTTGATGTTGTTCATCTATGCAGTTTATTTACTTGGCATTTATAACCCCTATTGTGTACGACTTCTACAATTATGAAATGGAGTCAGCACAATTTGTCCAGCTGTTCTTCAAGTTCTCACAGGTTTGTGGCCTGCTA
This portion of the Setaria viridis chromosome 7, Setaria_viridis_v4.0, whole genome shotgun sequence genome encodes:
- the LOC117862816 gene encoding uncharacterized protein translates to MGFISFVGRVLFASLFLLSAYQEFIEFGNDGGPAAKALKPKFNLFIKQVSKNTGLGVPHVDIKTVIAATMFLKGFGGLLFIFSSSFGAFLLFIYLAFITPIVYDFYNYEMESAQFVQLFFKFSQNLAFIGALLFFLGMKNSIPRRRSKGRTAKTKTN